A stretch of DNA from Anaerobacillus isosaccharinicus:
AAGCTTGAAAACTTGCCTACGGAAACGATCCATTATCGTTTATCCGAAGAAGAGCAGGTCTGTTTGTGTTGCGGTGAAACTGTACATGAAATGAGTACGCAAACAAGACGTGAGCTAAAAATTATTCCTGCTCAAGTAACAGTCGTTGAACATGTTCGACATATATACAGTTGCCGTCAATGTGAACGCGAAGGAATAGAAACGCCGGTTGTCACAGCTAAAATGCCTGCGGCAGTCTTTCCAAAAAGTCTCGCTTCTCCTTCTGCAATGGCATATATCATGAATCAAAAATACGTAGAAGGAATGCCGTTGTACCGAATCGAAAAACAATTTGAACGGCTGGGTGTCTTTCTATCACGCCAAACGATTGCCAATTGGGTAATATATGGTGCAACAAAGTGGCTCTCACCGTTATACAATCGCCTGCATGAGTTACTGCTTCATCTTGACCGTCTGCACGCAGATGAAACAACCGTTCAAGTTTTAGCAGAACCTGATAAATTAGCAACTTCCAAATCCTATATGTGGTTGTATCGATCTGGTCGGGATGTTTCACCGATTGTCTTATATGACTATCAAACTTCTCGCCATAGTAAACACCCGAAAGCCTTTCTAAAAGGATTTGCGGGCTATCTTCATGTCGATGGTTATGCAGGTTACCATGATATGAAGGATGTGGAGTTAGTTGGCTGTTGGGCGCATTCACGCCGTAAATACGACGAAACGCTCAAATCTTTGCCTGCAAGTGTAGATAAATCTACGAGTCTCGCAGCTGAAGGTCTTCACTTCTGTACGCAATTATTTAAAATTGAAAAACAGATAGAAGAGGAATTTGAAAATTGTAGTCCTGAACAGCGAAAAGAAGAACGTCAAAAACGTAGTCAACCTGTGTTGGACGCTTATTTGGCATGGCTAAAATCCAAACGCCCTCAAGTTCCACCTAAAAGCAAATTAGGCGATGCCATAAATTATAGTTTAAACCAATGGTCAAAACTCATTGTCTTTATGAAAGACGGGCGACTTGAACTCGATAATAATAGAGCAGAACGTTCAATTAAACCATTCGTTATGGGAAGAAAAGCATGGTTGTTTGCCCAATCGATGAAAGGAGCAACCGCCAGTGCGGTCATCTACAGCATTGTCGAAACTGCCAAAGAGAATCAATTAAATCCATTAAATTATTTAACTTATCTTTTTGAACACTTACCACAAATAGACCTAGATGATCAGGAAGCACTTGACCAATTCCTTCCGTGGTCAAAGTCCATTCCAAATGAATGCAGGATCCCTGCTAAACTTAAATAAAGAATACACTAATGCCCACCTGAAAAACTAGGTGGGCATTATTTGACGCTTACGGCGAACCGATGCTTTTTCTTTTAGAAAGCTGGTGTAATATATGCCATATTCCCTGTAATAAGTAATAGCCCTAAAATAATTAAGAGAACACCACTTATGATCGAAATAATCCGCATATGTTTTTTTAGTGAGTTAAGGAATTGAAAGCCTAATGTACTTAAAATCCCGATAAGTAAAAATGGTAGTCCTAAACCTAAACCATAAACGAAAAGTAATCGCCCACCTCGCCACATTGTATCGGAATCAGCAGCCATAATTAAGATTGAACTGAGCATCGGCCCAATACAAGGGGTCCACCCGAATCCAAAAGCGAGTCCCATTAATGCAACACTCCATAAGCTGTTCTTCTTTTTAAATAGGAAGTCTAAACGAAGCTCTTTATTTAAAAATTGGAATTTTAACAATCCTAATAAGTGGAGTCCAAACAAAATAACAATGAACCCAAATAGTTTAGAGAAGTTTTGAGAATAACTGAGTGCTGCCGAACCAATTGTTGAGGCTGTCATTCCAAGTAAGATTAACGGGATAATTAATCCTAAAATAAACATACTAATTCGAACAAGAATTTGTGTGCGATGGTGTCGGTTATCTTTTAATTCAGTAACGGATAGGCCAGTAATAACAGCTAAATAGCTTGGAATTAAAGGCAAAATACATGCAGATGTAAAAGACAATATTCCTGCAGTAAAAGCGAGAAGATAATCCATAACTACTCTCCTTTGTTATGGAACTTATTGAATGCATCATCATAACGCTGCAAAAGTTCTTCAGCATCTAAAATAATGTAAGGATAAGCTCCTAAGTTATTTCCTTCCTCATCAAGGAAAACATAGGTCGGAGAGACAGTTGCTCCGTAATGATTAGCAATACTACGATCTAAGTCTAAGCCATACAAATGAGTTGCTTTATATTCGTTTTCAAACTTATCTTGAATTTCACTCCGCTTCCCATAAAATATAATCGTAATGACCTCAATGTCATCTTGTTCTTTCGCAAATTGTTGAATAAATGGCATTGAAAAACTACAACATTCACAAGGAACAGCTACGAATTGCAGAATGGTTTTCTTTTTGCCAATATATTGATCTAGCATAATAGGCTCTTCACCATTGAATCTCTCTAATGTGACAATATCTGGATTTTTATCTACGGCAAAAAAACCATAGAGGGTATAACCAATTCCACCTAAAATGAATAAAATAAGTACAATGGATATTTTGTTAATCATTTACATACCTCCTATACCTCAGTTAATTAAAATGATAAAATAGATTTGTAGTTTTTTAAAAGGACTTTTGACCTATCAAAGATAGCATACATACTATTCATTTTCAATCATACTAGAAATGAGGGGACTTAAGGTTGAAAAAGTTTAACTTATTTATGACACTTTTCATCATCGTTATGTTAGTAACTGCTTGTACAAGCACTACAGCGCCAAATAGTGGGATAGAAGTTATGTTTTTGAATGATGGACAAGTAATTTCTACAGAAGGTTTCCACACTTATTCGGTTCAGCTAACAAATAAAGATGGAGAAGCAATTGATGCACAGGAAGTATACATCTATATCAATATGGAAATGATGAATCACCCAATCGAGGGAACAATGCAAAAAGGGGACACAGGTCTATATGAGGTAGATCTTCCTTTAGCTATGGCTGGTGATTGGTATGTGAATGTATCGGTAACAATTGATGGAAACAAATACGAGTTTACAGATTTCTCTATTATTGCCGAAGGTCCTAAACAAATGGAATATATGAAAGGGTACCATGCCGACAATCAATAAATGAAGGGGGAAGTATTAGATGAGATTAGAGGGAAAAGTAGCTATCGTTACTGGTGGCGGAAGTGGAATTGGGAGAGAAACAGTTCTTAGATTTGTAAGTGAAGGTGCAAAAGTCATGATCGCCGATATCGATTATATTGGTGGAGAAGAAACTTTAACGATGGTTGAGGCAAAAGGTGGCGACGCACTATTTCAACAAGTAGAAGTTTCTAAAAAGCAAAGTGTTGACGATATGGTCAATACTACGATAAATATTTTTGGGAAAGTTGATATTTTAATAAATAATGCAGGCGTTACAAACGATAAAATGCTAGGCGCAATGACACCAAGAGATTGGTACAGTGTTGTTGATGTAAACTTAACAGGGGTTTTATTTTGTACCCAAGCTGTCATGCCATATATGATAGAACAAGGTGGCGGGACAATTATTAACGCTTCTTCAATTGCTGGTATTTATGGCAATATAGGTCAAACAAATTACGCAGCTACAAAGGCTGGGATTATTGGCATGACAAAAACATGGGCAAAAGAATTAGGTAGCAAAGGAATAACGGTAAATGCGGTAGCACCCGGTGTTATTGAAACAAATATGATTAGTTCTATACCAGCAGAAGTTGGTAACAAAATGAAAGAAATGATCCCACTCAAGCGACTAGGTAAACCAGAAGATGTGGCAAATGCTTATCTTTTCTTAGCTTCTGATGAAGCAAATTTTATTAATGGAACGGTTCTCCATGTAGATGGCGGAATGGTTATTTAAAGTAAGGAGTAAGGAAGACTTAAAAGTTTGAGTTCACCTCAGTAATGATCCTATTTTTTATGGGTTGATAAATCCTGAAAGATAGGAAGTGGGGTGACTCTATCACTTTTGAGTCTTTTTTATTAAATTTTTGGATGAAAA
This window harbors:
- the tnpC gene encoding IS66 family transposase, whose translation is MRKTTNELLDTIEELAAKNADLEKQKEVLEAKIKWLEEQFRLSQQKKFGASSEKTNPDQIELPLFNEAEITADVKMEEPTLETITYNRKKHVGQRDAKLENLPTETIHYRLSEEEQVCLCCGETVHEMSTQTRRELKIIPAQVTVVEHVRHIYSCRQCEREGIETPVVTAKMPAAVFPKSLASPSAMAYIMNQKYVEGMPLYRIEKQFERLGVFLSRQTIANWVIYGATKWLSPLYNRLHELLLHLDRLHADETTVQVLAEPDKLATSKSYMWLYRSGRDVSPIVLYDYQTSRHSKHPKAFLKGFAGYLHVDGYAGYHDMKDVELVGCWAHSRRKYDETLKSLPASVDKSTSLAAEGLHFCTQLFKIEKQIEEEFENCSPEQRKEERQKRSQPVLDAYLAWLKSKRPQVPPKSKLGDAINYSLNQWSKLIVFMKDGRLELDNNRAERSIKPFVMGRKAWLFAQSMKGATASAVIYSIVETAKENQLNPLNYLTYLFEHLPQIDLDDQEALDQFLPWSKSIPNECRIPAKLK
- a CDS encoding cytochrome c biogenesis CcdA family protein, with the protein product MDYLLAFTAGILSFTSACILPLIPSYLAVITGLSVTELKDNRHHRTQILVRISMFILGLIIPLILLGMTASTIGSAALSYSQNFSKLFGFIVILFGLHLLGLLKFQFLNKELRLDFLFKKKNSLWSVALMGLAFGFGWTPCIGPMLSSILIMAADSDTMWRGGRLLFVYGLGLGLPFLLIGILSTLGFQFLNSLKKHMRIISIISGVLLIILGLLLITGNMAYITPAF
- a CDS encoding TlpA family protein disulfide reductase translates to MINKISIVLILFILGGIGYTLYGFFAVDKNPDIVTLERFNGEEPIMLDQYIGKKKTILQFVAVPCECCSFSMPFIQQFAKEQDDIEVITIIFYGKRSEIQDKFENEYKATHLYGLDLDRSIANHYGATVSPTYVFLDEEGNNLGAYPYIILDAEELLQRYDDAFNKFHNKGE
- a CDS encoding FixH family protein produces the protein MKKFNLFMTLFIIVMLVTACTSTTAPNSGIEVMFLNDGQVISTEGFHTYSVQLTNKDGEAIDAQEVYIYINMEMMNHPIEGTMQKGDTGLYEVDLPLAMAGDWYVNVSVTIDGNKYEFTDFSIIAEGPKQMEYMKGYHADNQ
- the fabG gene encoding 3-oxoacyl-ACP reductase FabG; translation: MRLEGKVAIVTGGGSGIGRETVLRFVSEGAKVMIADIDYIGGEETLTMVEAKGGDALFQQVEVSKKQSVDDMVNTTINIFGKVDILINNAGVTNDKMLGAMTPRDWYSVVDVNLTGVLFCTQAVMPYMIEQGGGTIINASSIAGIYGNIGQTNYAATKAGIIGMTKTWAKELGSKGITVNAVAPGVIETNMISSIPAEVGNKMKEMIPLKRLGKPEDVANAYLFLASDEANFINGTVLHVDGGMVI